One window from the genome of Epinephelus fuscoguttatus linkage group LG3, E.fuscoguttatus.final_Chr_v1 encodes:
- the polq gene encoding DNA polymerase theta, whose amino-acid sequence MSTSGPPLKKKSYMGQHQIKKKKSLAPDEPPDGDRLLQKPLYIPGKTNINSHLDGGAVFPLGESTLALDEEMLQMLDVIDPVKPAANNACPTTVNRHAQEEPSSSSSAAFAPLRALAPASKIKSDRAPQLTGQRPHRAPSTKQGVCGHSDDCKRPGWSADCKDLAQRLLFSEDSEETEHAQRGSENIQSSQASACINGLSCKEIKNCQQVGSSTKQTLPSKRKSSPRSKGKSVSNMNADPPLDVSRDYILFSPTCLAAAMKRAKLQQSLQNQSASVLTVPTGLDVSTLNDTSPQPGIALCAPAGQAEKLLLCSWGLPKPVLERYQKHGVTHMFEWQAQCLTVGQVLQGGNLVYSAPTSAGKTLVSELLMLKRVLETKRKALFILPFVSVAKEKMHYLQSVFEEAGVRVEGYMGSTSAAGGFTALDVAVCTIEKANSLINRLIEEDNMGLLGMVVVDELHMVGDSGRGYLLELLLTKIRYIAQKQNTTGSLSEGVQIIGMSATLPNLSLLASWLGAELYQTDYRPVPLQEHLKVGCNIYDKSLTVVRQFTPALHIKGDDDHIVSLCYETVREGRSVLLFCPSKNWCEKLADSIAREFYNLRHADCQGEAEPQPVSLDREGLVDVVAQLRRTPAGLDPILQRTVPWGVAFHHAGLTFDERDVLEGAFRGGMVRVLAATSTLSSGVNLPARRVIIRTPTFNGHLLDPLTYKQMAGRAGRKGVDTTGESVLVCKEAERQKGISLLRGALQPISSCLVRREGEGVTTSMLRAILEIIVGGVASTPQDVRSYALCSLLAASMRSGGKKESNEETNKGAIEACVEWLMENEFITIQKDGQEERYCPTQLGAATLSSSLSPPEALGIFADLQRAMKGFVLENDLHVLYLITPLYAEWTTIDWYQFFCLWEQLSSSMKRVAELVGVQEGFLARSVSGKLIAKTEKQRRQMAIHKRFFTTLVLQDLVNEVPLGIVASKYNCNRGQLQSLQQSASTYAGMVTVFCKRLGWHNMELLLSQYQTRLSFGVQRELVDLVRVSLLNATRARALYAQGLCTVAELARATVADVEKALRNAVPFKSSKRAVDESEVEAAERRSLRCVWVTGGRALTEQEAAIEIVSEARLLLQEDLARLGVQWDPTSPPPGAPAVNGPDDSDTSSASNLSSHELQVDHNKDHLEGNRIKKSESKDIDRHGKKNEEEYTREKGMSERKMEKAGGEAKRKQGQSKPEDMVVNRKFEEHRRVDRTEPEIRQTGDDVEVDKGIDVEKNMANKKLLMANDSEDEKTERQRHTRSKQEREERKKAEPKEGKTSKGIVSIRPESHQANAPVPERSLTQELAEIVSSPLLPPMPRPQPSPSPMPPARFRAPISRVEEQHSAHARTSKGPAASPVHPGRLKHSKALSKVLNSIQTDKALQDHVETAQTINSKPLVASSVQSPAPEGQVLLQVQAPDLVQEPPPNVSAPTNANTLDSPLTVSPASVPLFSPEAKRRRMDGIDVDKFSSPELYAGEERDEEAEGDIRKGEESFGDSFELDTQTERIIVQQACQHRDGNDRGTSQTVETDKIREEEMVEAAVELDKDTNEGSNRLEAPDNTCPRFNISLTESQMELILNTSHQISPGPGGDDVVEDKDESGEEDANEAASESVNRSSSFLFDSLYDSSLLAALSPHHVLDQSDEDEPAGQEITDPLPSTQERRRSKLLANQEAEKCEAVQWGESSFNLSEWGDSLLVGEHFLERQSLLRQTERTREASHPEAQQPNANCVLSEEPQPKPSLLQPQPSTTAATTTQNEHDKDKANNNKGSIHKIKQHNNAQNDDKPGGRQEMVNEKGENGKQVETRAVKMNAVLSDNVVLKHPQVQNEPESSFYCSPGLQEIFDRWPSMSDQPTQSTTAGHTAVHILKHAANTAEVPDLPQPLVQVDRKEGKPNVQDVTADSDSREEQPSRHDGENVTERPGSAGDLIPPTQETPPVTPRVKLTTSSVQSPLIAQPVNQSTPSTLLPRKQAITKSRPGRSDHLLEAVVDTKQPNSTSEHSCEHHPGQKPKTVPLLSSKAKPLIHADQILSPARVCISPSSPRPRLLSDAESPVTDEAFTLQQSQDASLCSSNSGTFSIIDVASDRRLFDTFINEWKTRDRYSLALACEKREHRQQPEGEIGGKHKRASAALQALHTVDGFPVRKSDGQVLIGLSVCWGARDAYYVSLQQEQSKGLSSSLAPPPLEGDLPVSERLRQVKACLSRLAGHRGGVVVTYDIIQVYKTLVLSCGISLEGNCEDPKVACWMVDPGSEERTLPNMVTVYCPEELPLLDGLGNAHAHCPRVRAATKSVLVHAVMNHLTGLLEEDGMLDLFRSTEMPSQVSLALLELNGVGFSVEECERQKHVMQAKLTALESQAYTLAGHSFSLTSIDDIAQVLFLELHLPPNGDVAGSKSKKTLGYTRRGGGRVRLGKQFSTTKDVLEKLRPLHPLPGVILEWRRITNALTKVVFPLQREKQYHSTLAMDRIYPVAQTHTATGRVSFTEPNIQNVPKDFEIHMATVVGESPPSQDSRHVTSKPGKKRCSVVPSAAAGRAEQGPAFSVSMRHAFVPFSGGMILAADYSQLELRVLAHLSKDQRLLQVLNGGADVFRCIAAEWKTVDPESVNDNLRQQAKQICYGIIYGMGAKSLGEQMGVEENDAACYIESFKARYKGINTFLRETVKNCIKNGYVQTLMGRRRYLPGITNPNVHIKAHAERQAVNTTVQGSAADIVKLATVNIQKRLRKTYPSAPLSHQHTHSASNHCRVGTSHLRGAYFVLQLHDELIYETTEEDLIQVAQIVKREMESAVKLYVKLKAKVKVGPSWGNLQDLDI is encoded by the exons AGAATCCACATTAGCTCTTGATGAAGAAATGCTGCAGATGCTGGATGTTATAGACCCCGTGAAGCCTGCAGCTAACAATGCCTGCCCAACAACAGTAAATAGACATGCACAGGAagagccatcatcatcatcatcagctgcCTTTGCTCCGTTACGGGCTCTTGCACCAGCCAGTAAGATTAAGAGTGACAGAGCACCTCAGCTCACAGGCCAAAGACCCCACAGAGCACCCAGCACCAAGCAGGGAGTCTGCGGGCATAGTGATGATTGTAAGAGACCAGGATGGAGTGCTGACTGCAAAGACCTTGCACAGAGGCTTCTCTTCAGTGAGGACTCTGAGGAAACGGAGCATGCTCAGAGGGGCTCAGAGAACATCCAGTCATCACAAGCTTCGGCCTGCATCAATGGGCTATCctgtaaagaaataaaaaattgtcAGCAAGTAGGCAGCTCGACCAA GCAGACACTTCCATCCAAAAGAAAAAGCTCTCCTCGTAGCAAAGGCAAAAGTGTGTCAAATATGAATGCTGATCCACCTCTGGATGTATCCAGGGACTACATCTTGTTCAGCCCCACGTGCCTCGCAGCGGCCATGAAGAGGGCCAAACTCCAGCAATCATTACAGAATCAGTCCGCCTCTGTGCTCACAGTCCCCACTGGCTTAGACGTCAGTACTCTCAATGACACTTCACCTCAGCCAG gCATTGCCTTGTGTGCTCCTGCGGGACAAGCTGAAAAGTTGCTGTTATGCAGCTGGGGCTTACCAAAACCTGTCCTGGAGCGCTACCAGAAACATGGAGTCACTCACATGTTCGAATGGCAGGCTCAGTGCCTCACTGTTGGGCAGGTGCTGCAGGGAGGTAACCTGGTGTACTCTG CCCCCACTAGTGCTGGAAAAACTCTGGTGTCAGAGCTGCTGATGTTGAAGCGTGTGTTGGAGACTAAAAGAAAAGCTCTCTTCATTCTGCCGTTTGTCTCTGTGGCCAAAGAGAAGATGCACTACCTtcag AGTGTATTTGAAGAGGCAGGAGTTCGTGTGGAGGGATATATGGGCAGCACCTCAGCTGCTGGAGGGTTCACAGCACTCGATGTGGCTGTTTGCACCATAGAAAAAGCCAATTCTCTCATTAACAGACTCATTGAGGAGGACAATATGGGCCTACTAG GTAtggtggtggtggatgagtTACATATGGTTGGAGATTCTGGGAGAGGATACCTGCTAGAACTGCTCCTTACCAAAATCCGCTACATTGCGCAGAAGCAGAACACCACTGG GTCTCTCTCTGAGGGTGTACAGATCATAGGTATGAGTGCCACATTGCCTAACCTCTCCCTCCTGGCAAGCTGGTTAGGTGCAGAGCTATACCAGACAGACTACAGACCCGTACCCCTGCAGGAACATCTCAAGGTGGGCTGCAACATCTACGACAAGAGCCTCACAGTGGTCCGGCAGTTCACTCCTGCACTCCACATTAAG GGTGATGATGACCACATAGTGAGCTTGTGCtatgagactgtgagagagggccgctctgtgctgctgttttgccCCTCGAAGAACTGGTGTGAGAAACTGGCAGACAGCATTGCCAGAGAATTCTACAACCTCAGACATGCTG ATTGTCAGGGTGAAGCGGAGCCTCAGCCAGTGTCGCTGGATCGAGAGGGACTAGTGGATGTTGTAGCACAGTTGAGGCGAACTCCAGCTGGTTTAGACCCCATCCTCCAGCGAACGGTGCCATGGGGGGTGGCCTTCCACCACGCTG GTTTGACATTTGATGAACGTGACGTGTTGGAGGGAGCTTTTCGTGGGGGCATGGTCAGAGTCCTGGCTGCCACCTCTACCCTCTCATCAGGGGTTAATCTTCCAGCTCGCAGGGTTATCATTCGAACCCCTACCTTCAATGGGCACTTGTTGGACCCGCTCACGTACAAACAGATGGCTGGACGAGCGGGGAGAAAAGGAGTAGACACTACAG GTGAGAGTGTGCTGGTGTGTAAGGAGGCAGAGCGTCAAAAAGGTATTAGTCTCCTTAGGGGTGCtcttcagccaatcagcagctgCCTGGTGAGAAGGGAGGGAGAAGGTGTCACCACCAGCATGCTGCGAGCCATCCTAGAG ATCATTGTTGGAGGTGTAGCCAGCACTCCACAGGATGTGAGGTCATATGCATTGTGCTCACTACTGGCTGCCAGCATGAGATCTGGCGGCAAAAAAGAATCAAATGAAGAGACCAACAAAGGAGCAATTGAGGCCTGCGTTGAATGGCTGATGGAGAACGAATTTATCACTATCCAGAAGGACGGACAAG AAGAGCGGTACTGTCCGACTCAACTTGGTGCTGCCACcctttcctcctccctctcccctcctgaGGCTCTGGGAATATTTGCAGATCTCCAGCGAGCCATGAAGGGCTTTGTATTGGAAAATGACTTGCACGTTCTCTATCTG ATCACCCCGTTGTACGCAGAGTGGACTACCATAGATTGGTATCAGTTCTTCTGCCTGTGGGAACAGCTCTCGTCATCAATGAAGAGAGTAGCGGAGCTGGTGGGCGTCCAGGAAGGCTTTCTTGCACGATCTGTCAGTGGCAAACTCATCGCCAAGACAGAGAAGCAGCGGCGACAGATGGCTATTCATAAACG GTTTTTCACCACCCTTGTGCTACAGGATCTGGTGAATGAGGTGCCGCTGGGAATAGTGGCATCCAAATACAACTGCAATCGTGGGCAGTTACAGTCTCTCCAGCAGTCTGCTTCTACATATGCAG GTATGGTAACGGTGTTCTGCAAGCGTCTGGGCTGGCACAACATGGAGCTGCTGTTGTCTCAGTACCAGACCAGACTGAGCTTCGGAGTCCAGAGGGAGCTGGTCGACCTTGTCAGGGTGTCCCTTCTCAATGCAACACGAGCCAGAGCGCTGTACGCACAAGGCCTCTGTACTGTCGCTGAACTAGCCAGGGCCACTGTAGCTGATGTGGAGAAAGCCCTGAGGAATGCTGTCCCATTTAAGAG CTCCAAGCGTGCAGTGGATGAGAGTGAGGTGGAGGCAGCTGAGAGACGGAGCCTCCGCTGTGTCTGGGTCACCGGAGGTCGGGCCTTGACCGAACAGGAGGCCGCCATTGAGATAGTGTCTGAGGCAAGGCTCCTCCTTCAGGAGGACCTTGCCCGGTTGGGAGTTCAGTGGGACCCGACATCACCTCCTCCGGGGGCTCCTGCTGTAAATGGCCCTGATGACTCCGACACCTCTTCTGCCTCAAATCTCAGCTCACATGAATTGCAGGTCGATCACAATAAGGATCACCTGGAGGGAAATAGAATCAAGAAAAGTGAGAGTAAAGATATTGACAGACATGGAAAGAAGAATGAGGAAGAATATACACGTGAAAAGGGGATGTCAGAGAGGAAAATGGAGAAAGCAGGAGGAGAAGCCAAGAGAAAGCAAGGGCAGTCAAAGCCTGAAGACATGGTCGTTAACAGAAAATTTGAGGAGCACAGAAGGGTAGACAGGACAGAGCCAGAAATCAGACAAACAGGTGATGATGTGGAAGTGGACAAAGGCATagatgttgaaaaaaacatggcaAATAAAAAATTATTGATGGCAAATGACTCAGAAgatgaaaaaacagaaaggcaaaGGCACACAAGATCAAAGCAAGAAAGGGAAGAGCGCAAGAAAGCAGAGCCAAAAGAAGGTAAGACAAGTAAAGGGATTGTCTCAATCAGGCCAGAGAGTCATCAAGCAAACGCTCCTGTTCCTGAAAGGAGCCTGACACAGGAATTAGCCGAGATAGTCTCCAGCCCCCTGCTTCCACCGATGCCACGTCCTCAGCCCTCTCCTTCCCCAATGCCTCCTGCTCGGTTTAGAGCTCCAATATCTCGAGTAGAAGAACAACACAGTGCTCATGCAAGGACATCAAAAGGCCCTGCTGCCTCACCTGTGCATCCAGGTAGGCTAAAGCACTCAAAAGCCTTAAGCAAAGTCCTCAACTCCATACAAACTGACAAAGCCCTACAAGATCATGTAGAGACTGCACAGACAATAAATTCAAAACCCTTGGTAGCTTCTTCAGTCCAAAGTCCAGCACCTGAAGGCCAGGTACTGTTGCAGGTTCAAGCTCCCGACCTCGTGCAAGAACCCCCTCCCAATGTTTCTGCACCTACAAATGCAAATACGTTAGACTCTCCCCTGACTGTCTCTCCTGCCTCTGTTCCCTTATTCTCTCCTGAGGCAAAGCGAAGAAGGATGGACGGAATAGATGTAGATAAGTTTTCATCTCCTGAGCTTTACgcaggagaagagagagatgaggaagCTGAGGGAGACATTAGAAAAGGAGAAGAGAGTTTCGGTGACAGCTTTGAATTGGACACTCAGACAGAAAGAATTATTGTTCAACAGGCATGCCAACACAGAGATGGGAACGATAGAGGTACAAGTCAGACGGTAGAAACAGACAAGAtaagagaggaggaaatggtAGAAGCAGCTGTAGAGCTGGATAAGGACACAAATGAGGGAAGTAACAGACTTGAAGCTCCTGACAACACATGTCCTAGATTTAACATTTCTCTCACAGAGAGCCAGATGGAACTCATCCTTAACACCAGCCATCAG ATTTCTCCTGGTCCAGGTGGTGATGATGTAGTTGAAGATAAAGATGAAAGTGGTGaagaggatgccaatgaagctgCCTCCGAGAGTGTGAACAGAAGCAGTAGCTTCCTGTTCGACAGCCTGTATGACAGCTCTCTGCTGGCTGCTCTGAGCCCACACCATGTCCTCGACCAGTCAGACGAAGATGAGCCTGCTGGCCAGGAGATCACAGACCCCCTTCCGTCAACCCAGGAGCGAAGACGCAGCAAGCTTCTTGCCAATCAAGAGGCAGAAAAGTGCGAGGCAGTCCAGTGGGGCGAGTCCTCCTTCAACCTGTCAGAGTGGGGTGACTCACTGCTGGTGGGTGAACACTTTCTGGAGAGGCAGAGCTTGCtcagacaaacagagaggaCCCGAGAAGCCAGTCATCCTGAAGCTCAGCAACCCAATGCCAACTGTGTTCTGTCTGAGGAGCCCCAACCTAAACCCAGTCTGTTACAGCCACAACCCAGCACAACGGCTGCTACCACAACTCAAAATGAGCATGACAAGGATAAAGCCAATAATAATAAAGGCAgtatacacaaaataaaacagcacaaTAATGCACAAAatgacgataaaccaggtgggAGACAGGAGATGGTGAATGAAAAAGGTGAAAATGGGAAGCAAGTAGAGACAAGAGCAGTGAAAATGAATGCTGTATTGTCAGATAATGTGGTTTTAAAACATCCACAAGTCCAGAATGAACCTGAAAGCTCTTTTTATTGCAGCCCTGGTTTACAAGAAATCTTTGACCGCTGGCCTAGTATGTCTGACCAGCCCACGCAAAGCACCACAGCAGGCCATACAGCTGTTCATATACTCAAACATGCTGCAAATACAGCGGAAGTTCCAGATCTGCCTCAGCCTTTAGTACAGGTGGACAGAAAAGAGGGAAAGCCAAACGTGCAGGATGTTACTGCTGACAGTGATTCTCGAGAGGAACAGCCCTCAAGACATGACGGTGAGAATGTAACAGAGAGACCAGGCTCTGCTGGCGATCTTATTCCCCCTACACAGGAAACGCCACCTGTCACACCCAGAGTAAAACTGACAACCTCATCTGTCCAGTCGCCCCTCATCGCTCAGCCAGTCAACCAGTCGACTCCCTCAACCCTTCTGCCGCGGAAACAGGCGATCACAAAGTCTCGCCCAGGACGCAGTGATCATCTATTGGAAGCTGTTGTCGACACTAAACAGCCTAATTCTACATCAGAGCACAGCTGTGAACACCATCCAGGACAGAAACCAAAGACTGTTCCACTCTTGAGTTCGAAAGCAAAACCCCTGATACACGCCGACCAGATTCTCAGCCCTGCTCGAGTCTGCATTTCTCCGTCCTCCCCCCGACCGAGGCTTCTGTCTGACGCAGAATCACCGGTGACTGATGAAGCCTTTACTCTTCAGCAGTCCCAGGATGCATCACTCTGTTCCAGCAACTCAGGAACCTTTTCCATCATAGATGTAGCGAGTGACAGACGTCTCTTTGACACTTTCATTAATGAATGGAAAACAAGGGACCGATACTCTCTGGCTCTGGCCTGTGAAAAGAGGGAGCATAGACAGCAGCCTGAGGGGGAAATAGGAGGGAAACATAAGAGAG CGTCAGCAGCTCTTCAGGCGCTCCACACAGTCGATGGTTTTCCAGTAAGAAAAAGTGATGGACAGGTGTTGATTgggctgtctgtctgctggGGAGCAAGAGATGCATACTATGTGTCTCTGCAGCAAGAGCAGAGCAAAG GTTTGAGCTCCAGTCTGGCCCCTCCTCCACTGGAGGGTGATTTGCCAGTGAGTGAGAGGCTGCGGCAGGTGAAGGCCTGTCTGAGCAGGCTGGCTGGTCATAGAGGAGGTGTGGTTGTCACTTATGACATCATCCAGGTGTACAAGACACTAGTCCTGAGCTGTGGCATCAGCTTGGAGGGAAACTGCGAAGATCCCAAG GTTGCATGCTGGATGGTGGACCCTGGCAGCGAGGAGAGGACTCTACCCAACATGGTGACTGTCTACTGTCCTGAAGAGTTACCTTTGCTGGACGGACTTGGGAACGCGCACGCACACTGTCCTCGTGTTAGGGCAGCAACCAAGAGCGTGCTCGTACACGCTGTCATGAATCATCTCACTGGCCTGCTGGAGGAAGACGGCATGCTTG ACTTGTTCAGGAGCACTGAGATGCCCTCCCAGGTGTCTTTGGCTCTGTTGGAGCTGAATGGAGTGGGCTTCAGCGTTGAAGAGtgtgaaagacaaaaacatgtgaTGCAAGCCAAACTCACAGCACTGGAGTCTCAGGCTTACACCCTGGCTGGACACAGCTTCTCCCTCACCAGCATCGACGACATAGCGCAG GTATTGTTTTTAGAGCTTCACCTGCCTCCAAACGGCGACGTGGCTGGATCAAAAAGTAAGAAGACACTTGGCTACACCAGGAGAGGTGGTGGCAGAGTACGACTTGGAAAGCAGTTCAGCACCACCAAG GATGTTCTGGAGAAGCTTCGCCCCCTGCACCCGTTGCCAGGTGTGATTCTGGAGTGGAGGCGGATCACTAACGCCTTGACTAAAGTGGTGTTCCCCCTGCAGAGGGAGAAGCAATACCATAGCACACTGGCCATGGACAGAATATACCCTGTtgcccagacacacacagccacag GTAGAGTGAGCTTCACTGAGCCCAACATACAGAATGTCCCCAAAGACTTTGAGATTCACATGGCCACGGTGGTGGGGGAGAGTCCGCCTTCACAAGACAGCCGCCACGTGACCAGCAAGCCAGG AAAGAAGAGATGTTCTGTGGTGccttcagctgcagctggcCGTGCAGAACAAGGCCCGGCCTTCTCCGTCAGCATGAGACATGCCTTTGTACCTTTTTCAG GTGGGATGATACTGGCAGCTGATTATTCTCAGCTGGAGTTGAGAGTGTTGGCTCACCTCTCCAAGGATCAGCGCCTCCTTCAG GTGCTGAACGGAGGAGCAGACGTGTTTCGCTGCATCGCTGCTGAATGGAAAACCGTTGACCCAGAGTCCGTTAACGATAACCTCAGACAACAGGCAAAACAG aTCTGCTATGGCATTATCTATGGGATGGGAGCCAAGTCTTTGGGGGAGCAAATGGGAGTGGAGGAGAATGATGCAGCCTGCTACATAGAGAGTTTCAAGGCCAGATACAAAG gGATCAATACTTTTCTTAGAGAAACTGTGAAGAACTGTATAAAGAACGGTTATGTTCAAACTCTGATGGGCCGTAGGAGATACCTACCTGGGATCACTAACCCCAATGTGCACATCAAAGCACAT GCAGAGCGTCAGGCAGTGAACACAACTGTACAGGGTTCAGCAGCAGACATTGTTAAACTTGCCACCGTGAACATCCAGAAACGACTACGAAAAACATATCCTTCTGCGCCACTCTctcaccagcacacacactcag CCAGCAATCACTGCAGGGTCGGGACCTCTCACCTCAGAGGAGCCTACTTTGTCCTGCAGCTGCATGATGAGCTCATCTatgaaaccacagaagaagacctCATACAG gtTGCTCAGATAGTGAAGAGGGAGATGGAGTCAGCAGTTAAACTGTATGTTAAGCTGAAGGCCAAAGTCAAGGTGGGACCCAGCTGGGGCAACTTGCAGGACCTTGATATATAA